A genomic segment from Gopherus evgoodei ecotype Sinaloan lineage chromosome 6, rGopEvg1_v1.p, whole genome shotgun sequence encodes:
- the NFIL3 gene encoding nuclear factor interleukin-3-regulated protein: MQLRKMQTIKKEQAPVDTSSNVDKIMVLNSTLAEVSEDLATNEDILLNEGNSGKNKSSSCRRKREFIPDEKKDAMYWEKRRKNNEAAKRSREKRRLNDLVLENKLIALGEENATLKAELLSLKLKFGLISSAAYAQEIQKLSNSTAVYFQDYQTSKSNINSFVDEHEPSMVGSSCISVIKHSPQSSLSDVSEVSSVEHIQASPIQNNCRSPENKFQIIKQEPMELENYARESRDDRGSYAASMFPNYIVNTFNGYSHSPPLLQVNRSSSNSPRTSEADDVVIGKSSDGEDEQQVPKGPIHSPVELKNVHATVKVPEVNSSALPHKLRIKAKAMQIKVEAMDNDYDATQKLSSPVDMTSKRHFEIEKHNAEKLVHSSHTPFSVQVTNIQDWSLKPEHWHPKELNVKIQSGCKTGVVEIKDNVYKVSESENLYLKQGIANLSAEVASLKRLITTQQISASDSG; the protein is encoded by the coding sequence ATGCAGCTTAGAAAAATGCAGACCATTAAAAAGGAACAGGCACCTGTTGACACAAGTAGCAATGTGGACAAAATTATGGTACTTAATTCTACTTTAGCAGAAGTGTCTGAAGACTTGGCTACAAATGAAGACATACTACTTAATGAAGGAAATAGTGGAAAAAACAAATCATCATCATGTCGGAGAAAGCGGGAATTCATTCCAGATGAAAAGAAAGATGCTATGTATTGGGAAAAAAGACGAAAAAATAACGAAGCTGCCAAAAGATCTCGTGAAAAACGACGACTGAATGACCTTGTCTTAGAGAACAAACTAATTGCATTAGGAGAGGAGAATGCCACGTTAAAGGCTGAGCTGCTTTCATTGAAGCTAAAGTTTGGTTTAATTAGCTCTGCAGCATATGCTCAAGAGATACAGAAACTCAGTAATTCAACAGCTGTGTATTTCCAGGACTATCAAACTTCCAAATCAAATATTAACTCATTTGTGGATGAACATGAACCATCTATGGTGGGTAGTAGTTGTATTTCTGTCATCAAACACTCTCCACAAAGCTCTTTATCTGATGTGTCTGAAGTATCTTCAGTAGAGCATATTCAAGCAAGTCCTATACAGAACAATTGCAGAAGTCCTGAAAATAAGTTTCAAATTATAAAGCAGGAGCCTATGGAATTGGAGAACTATGCAAGAGAGTCAAGAGATGATAGAGGCTCCTATGCAGCATCCATGTTTCCAAACTACATAGTAAATACCTTTAATGGATACTCACATTCCCCTCCTCTGCTGCAAGTTAATAGGTCCTCCAGTAATTCTCCAAGAACTTCAGAAGCTGATGATGTGGTCATAGGAAAGTCATCTGATGGAGAAGATGAACAGCAGGTCCCTAAAGGTCCAATTCATTCCccagttgaacttaaaaatgttcaTGCAACAGTTAAAGTTCCAGAGGTGAACTCTTCTGCACTGCCTCACAAGCTTCGAATTAAGGCCAAAGCCATGCAAATCAAAGTGGAAGCAATGGATAATGACTATGATGCCACACAGAAACTATCATCACCAGTTGACATGACATCTAAAAGACATTTCGAGATTGAAAAGCACAATGCAGAAAAATTGGTACATTCTTCTCACACTCCTTTCTCTGTTCAAGTGACTAATATCCAAGACTGGTCTCTCAAACCAGAACATTGGCACCCAAAGGAACTCAATGTAAAAATTCAGAGTGGTTGCAAAACTGGAGTTGTTGAAATTAAAGACAATGTCTACAAAGTATCTGAGTCAGAGAACTTGTATTTGAAGCAGGGCATAGCAAACTTATCTGCAGAGGTTGCTTCACTTAAAAGACTTATAACTACACAACAAATCTCTGCTTCAGACTCTGGTTAA